The following proteins are co-located in the Bradyrhizobium sp. AZCC 2176 genome:
- a CDS encoding alpha/beta fold hydrolase, translating to MTTLPEIPLPSSIRSRYVDNINGLRMHVLEAGFETRGRPCVLLLHGFPELAFSWRKVMPVLAEAGYHVIAPDQRGYGRTTGWDPDYDGDLASFRLTNLVRDALGLISAFGYRSVDAVIGHDFGSSVAAWCALIRPDVFRSVVMMSAPFGGPPSLPFNTANEPAKPADDPIHRDLAALPRPRKHYQWYYSTREANADMHRAPQGVHDFLRAYYHHKSADWKDNRPYPLKSWSADEIAKLPTYYVMDLAKDMAATVAAEMPSAAEIAGSKWLPDSELAFYSAEYERTGFQGGLQWYRCGTSGAFLPELQTWSGRTIDVRSAFISGKQDWGTYQRPGVYEAMQSKACTRMIGCHLVDGAGHWVQQEQANEVSWSLVQFLRGGR from the coding sequence ATGACCACCCTCCCCGAGATCCCGCTCCCCTCCTCGATCCGCTCGCGATACGTCGACAACATCAACGGCCTCCGCATGCACGTTCTGGAAGCCGGTTTCGAGACGCGCGGCCGGCCCTGCGTGCTGCTGTTGCACGGCTTTCCGGAACTCGCCTTCTCCTGGCGCAAGGTGATGCCGGTACTGGCGGAAGCCGGCTATCACGTGATCGCACCGGACCAGCGCGGTTATGGCCGCACCACCGGATGGGACCCGGACTACGACGGCGATCTCGCCTCGTTCCGCCTCACGAACCTGGTGCGCGACGCGCTCGGACTGATATCGGCGTTCGGCTATCGCAGCGTCGACGCCGTGATCGGGCACGATTTCGGCAGTTCGGTCGCCGCGTGGTGCGCGCTGATCCGGCCCGACGTATTTCGCTCGGTCGTCATGATGAGCGCGCCGTTCGGCGGCCCGCCGTCGCTGCCCTTCAACACCGCGAACGAACCGGCCAAGCCCGCCGATGATCCCATTCACCGCGACCTGGCGGCGCTGCCGCGGCCGCGCAAACATTACCAATGGTACTACTCGACGCGCGAGGCGAATGCCGACATGCATCGCGCGCCGCAGGGCGTGCATGATTTCCTGCGCGCCTACTACCATCACAAGAGCGCGGACTGGAAAGACAACCGGCCCTATCCGCTCAAATCATGGTCGGCTGACGAGATCGCAAAACTGCCGACCTATTATGTGATGGACCTCGCCAAGGACATGGCCGCGACGGTTGCGGCAGAAATGCCGTCGGCCGCGGAAATCGCTGGCAGCAAATGGCTGCCCGACAGCGAGTTGGCCTTCTACAGCGCGGAGTACGAACGCACTGGATTTCAGGGCGGCCTGCAATGGTACCGGTGCGGCACCTCGGGCGCATTTTTGCCGGAGCTGCAGACCTGGTCGGGCCGCACCATCGACGTGCGCTCTGCCTTCATCTCGGGCAAGCAGGACTGGGGCACGTATCAACGCCCCGGCGTATACGAAGCCATGCAGTCGAAGGCCTGCACCCGCATGATCGGCTGCCATCTCGTCGATGGCGCGGGCCACTGGGTGCAGCAGGAGCAGGCTAACGAGGTGAGTTGGTCGCTGGTGCAATTCTTGCGTGGGGGACGCTAG
- a CDS encoding acyl-CoA dehydrogenase family protein, whose translation MHPLMHDRATGSANQPGLLAPDTTGMNFYRADPALTDLLRLHLPDALFCHIEPHLDRLGELAGGYLDECARLADRHTPVLHQRDKFGRDAQYIEYHPAYRELEKAAFGEFGIHAMSIRKGIMGWPDKYPVVAKHAFTFLFNQTEFGMGCPINVTDGCAKLLNNFGSEALKAKYLDGLTQTDMSKLTQGGQFMTEKEGGSDVGTLTTRAVQEGDHWRLYGEKWFCSNADARVVMLLARPEGAGPGTRGVGLFLMPRHLDDGSQNYYRIVRLKDKLGTRSMASGEIKLEGAIAYAVGKLDRGFVQMAEMVNSSRLSNGVKSTALMRRAHHDAMTVARNRLVFGQRIIDLPLARRQLMKIMLPTEQALSMSFLTADALDRAEAGSQDAAALLRILTPTLKFRATRDARKVCGDALEMRGGIGYIEEFATARLLRDAHLGSIWEGTGNIVAIDALTRAVGRHGADAALAADLHARLDDSANVPQAWRDRLRELADRAVGFAREVASRSDNEGDARRATSLLYHVASAVALAWEGGRIHEMRGDARRLLLSRMVVDHRVSAGDPFRLAENATQRAITDHLLGERNVGMAEVGELLVAA comes from the coding sequence ATGCATCCACTCATGCATGATCGCGCGACAGGTTCGGCCAATCAGCCGGGATTGCTCGCGCCCGATACGACGGGAATGAATTTCTACCGGGCCGATCCGGCGCTGACCGATCTGCTGCGGCTGCACCTTCCCGATGCGCTGTTCTGCCATATCGAGCCGCATCTCGACCGCCTCGGTGAATTGGCTGGGGGCTATCTCGACGAATGCGCCCGGCTGGCCGACCGCCACACGCCGGTGCTGCACCAGCGCGACAAGTTCGGCCGCGATGCGCAGTACATCGAATATCACCCCGCCTATCGCGAACTGGAGAAGGCCGCGTTCGGCGAGTTCGGCATTCACGCGATGTCGATCCGCAAGGGCATCATGGGCTGGCCGGACAAATACCCCGTTGTGGCCAAGCACGCGTTCACGTTCCTGTTCAATCAGACCGAGTTCGGCATGGGCTGTCCGATCAACGTCACGGATGGTTGCGCAAAGCTGCTCAACAATTTCGGCAGCGAGGCGTTGAAGGCGAAATATCTCGACGGCCTGACCCAGACCGACATGAGCAAGCTGACGCAAGGCGGCCAGTTCATGACCGAGAAGGAGGGCGGCTCCGACGTCGGCACGCTGACGACAAGAGCCGTCCAGGAAGGCGACCACTGGCGGCTCTATGGCGAAAAGTGGTTCTGCTCCAATGCCGACGCCAGGGTGGTGATGCTGCTGGCGCGTCCCGAGGGAGCAGGTCCCGGCACGCGCGGCGTCGGGCTATTCCTGATGCCGCGGCATCTCGACGACGGATCGCAAAATTACTACCGGATCGTTCGCCTGAAGGACAAGCTCGGCACCCGCTCGATGGCCTCGGGTGAAATCAAGCTCGAGGGCGCGATTGCGTACGCGGTCGGCAAGCTCGACCGCGGCTTCGTGCAGATGGCCGAGATGGTCAATTCGTCGCGGCTTAGTAACGGCGTCAAGTCGACCGCGCTGATGCGGCGTGCGCATCACGACGCGATGACGGTGGCGCGCAACCGCCTGGTGTTCGGCCAACGAATCATCGACCTGCCGCTGGCGCGGCGGCAATTGATGAAGATCATGCTGCCGACCGAGCAGGCGCTGTCGATGAGCTTTCTCACGGCGGACGCGCTCGATCGTGCGGAAGCCGGCAGCCAGGATGCCGCGGCGCTGCTCCGGATCCTGACCCCGACCCTGAAATTCCGCGCGACGCGCGATGCGCGCAAGGTCTGCGGCGACGCATTGGAGATGCGTGGTGGCATCGGCTACATCGAGGAATTTGCAACCGCGCGACTGCTGCGCGACGCCCATCTCGGCTCGATCTGGGAAGGCACCGGCAACATCGTCGCGATCGATGCGCTGACGCGCGCGGTCGGCCGCCACGGCGCAGATGCGGCGCTCGCCGCCGACCTGCATGCCCGTCTCGACGACAGCGCCAACGTGCCGCAGGCCTGGCGCGATCGCCTGCGCGAATTGGCCGACCGCGCCGTCGGCTTCGCGCGCGAAGTGGCCAGCCGGAGCGACAATGAGGGCGATGCGCGGCGCGCCACCAGCCTGCTCTATCATGTCGCGAGTGCGGTCGCGCTGGCCTGGGAGGGCGGGCGCATCCACGAGATGCGCGGCGACGCCAGGCGGCTCCTGCTCTCGCGCATGGTAGTCGACCATCGCGTTTCGGCGGGCGATCCGTTCCGGCTTGCGGAAAATGCCACCCAGCGCGCCATCACCGATCATTTGCTCGGTGAGCGCAACGTCGGCATGGCCGAGGTTGGCGAACTGCTTGTCGCAGCGTAG
- a CDS encoding Zn-dependent alcohol dehydrogenase, producing MKAAVLHEVNQPLVIEDVTVPNPGPREVLIRTRVAGLCHSDLHFMEGLYPHPLPAVLGHESAGVVEKVGSDVTYVKPGDHVVTCLSVFCGTCDNCTTGRTVLCTDTTVKMLPGQSNRLSWARAEKLNQFLNLSSFAEQMLVHENAIVKIRKDMPLELAALIGCGVITGYGAVVNTAKVQAGETVAVIGCGGVGMAAINGAAIAGAGRIIAIDTNPAKLQLATKLGATDIVDPARGDVVQQVRELTGGGVHHSFEVLGRKETAEQSFAMLAAGGTATIVGMIPFGQKIELHGFDFLRERRIQGSSMGSNHFRVDMPRLVEFYMRGKLHLEDWISAKLKLSEINEGFANMKAGKTLRSVIMFDS from the coding sequence ATGAAGGCCGCCGTCCTGCATGAAGTCAACCAGCCGCTGGTGATCGAGGATGTCACCGTGCCGAATCCCGGCCCGCGCGAAGTCCTGATCCGCACCCGCGTCGCCGGCCTCTGTCATTCCGACCTGCACTTCATGGAGGGGCTCTACCCGCATCCGCTGCCGGCGGTGCTCGGCCATGAATCGGCCGGCGTGGTCGAAAAAGTCGGCTCCGACGTCACCTATGTAAAACCCGGCGATCACGTCGTGACCTGCCTCTCGGTGTTCTGCGGCACCTGCGACAACTGCACCACCGGCCGCACCGTGCTCTGCACCGACACGACCGTGAAGATGCTGCCTGGCCAGTCCAACCGCCTGTCCTGGGCGCGCGCCGAGAAGCTCAATCAGTTCCTCAATCTATCGTCATTCGCCGAGCAGATGCTGGTGCACGAAAACGCCATCGTCAAAATCCGCAAGGACATGCCGCTGGAACTGGCGGCATTGATCGGTTGCGGCGTCATCACCGGCTACGGCGCGGTGGTGAACACCGCCAAGGTCCAGGCCGGCGAGACCGTCGCGGTGATCGGCTGCGGCGGCGTCGGCATGGCGGCGATCAATGGGGCCGCGATCGCGGGCGCCGGCCGTATCATCGCGATCGATACCAACCCGGCCAAGCTGCAGTTGGCCACCAAGCTCGGTGCCACCGACATCGTCGATCCCGCCAGGGGCGACGTGGTGCAGCAGGTGCGTGAACTCACCGGCGGCGGCGTGCATCACTCCTTCGAGGTGCTGGGCCGCAAGGAAACCGCGGAGCAGTCCTTTGCGATGCTGGCGGCGGGCGGTACGGCGACCATCGTCGGCATGATCCCGTTCGGCCAGAAGATCGAGCTGCACGGCTTCGATTTCCTGCGCGAGCGCCGCATTCAAGGCTCGTCGATGGGCTCCAACCATTTCCGCGTCGACATGCCCCGCCTCGTCGAATTCTACATGCGCGGCAAGCTGCACCTGGAGGACTGGATTTCGGCGAAGCTGAAGCTCTCCGAAATCAACGAGGGTTTTGCCAACATGAAGGCCGGCAAGACGCTGCGCAGCGTGATCATGTTTGATAGCTGA
- a CDS encoding acyl-CoA synthetase encodes MTHPSIHARTRPNKIAYQMAGTGKSITYRELDELSNQGAQLFRSLGLKAGDHIALLMENRLAFMEICWAAQRAGLYYTAISRYLTQDEIAYIVKDCGAKVFITTPKCAEQISGLVGQPDGPLLYMMDEPEPGFRSFDREAAAQPATPIADEVAGYDMLYSSGTTGRPKGIKKEFEGKAIDVPNPLLRILCADMCGMSSDSIYLSPAPLYHAAPLRFNMMAITLGGTSIIMEHFDAEEFLKLVEKYRATQSQLVPTMFVRMLKLPDQVRAAYDVSSLKGAIHAAAPCPVDVKARMIEWWGPILIEYYAGSEGNGVTVSTSQQWLTHRGTVGRAVVGKVKILDENDEERPTGEIGTVYFADAPVFTYHNDPEKTKKAYNDKGWSTLGDVGYLDAEGFLYLTDRKSYMIISGGVNIYPQETEDVLITHPAVSDVAVFGVPNEEMGEEVKAVVQPHDMAKAGKELEAELIAFCRKHLSPIKCPKSIDFEAELPRTPTGKLVKRHLRDRYWPKPAAKA; translated from the coding sequence ATGACCCACCCCTCCATCCACGCCCGCACCCGGCCGAACAAGATCGCCTACCAGATGGCCGGGACTGGCAAGTCCATCACCTATCGCGAGCTCGACGAGCTCTCGAACCAGGGCGCGCAACTGTTCCGCTCGCTTGGGCTGAAGGCCGGCGACCACATCGCGCTGTTGATGGAAAACCGCCTCGCCTTCATGGAAATCTGCTGGGCGGCACAGCGCGCAGGGCTCTATTACACCGCGATCAGCCGCTATCTGACACAGGACGAGATCGCCTACATCGTGAAAGACTGCGGCGCAAAAGTCTTCATCACCACGCCGAAATGCGCCGAACAGATCAGCGGCCTCGTCGGCCAGCCGGATGGACCGCTGCTCTACATGATGGACGAGCCAGAGCCGGGCTTCCGTTCCTTTGACAGGGAAGCCGCCGCGCAGCCGGCCACGCCGATCGCGGATGAAGTGGCCGGCTACGACATGCTGTATTCGTCAGGCACCACCGGACGGCCCAAGGGCATCAAGAAGGAATTCGAGGGCAAGGCGATCGATGTGCCGAACCCGCTCCTGAGAATTCTCTGCGCCGACATGTGCGGCATGTCGTCCGACAGCATCTATCTGTCGCCGGCGCCGCTCTATCACGCGGCTCCTTTGCGCTTCAACATGATGGCGATCACGCTCGGCGGCACCTCCATCATCATGGAGCATTTCGACGCCGAGGAATTTCTGAAGCTGGTCGAGAAATACAGGGCCACGCAGTCGCAGTTGGTGCCGACCATGTTCGTGCGCATGCTGAAGCTGCCGGACCAGGTGCGCGCAGCTTACGACGTCTCGTCGCTGAAAGGCGCGATCCACGCCGCCGCGCCCTGTCCGGTCGATGTCAAAGCCAGGATGATCGAATGGTGGGGACCGATCCTGATCGAATATTACGCCGGCTCCGAGGGCAACGGCGTCACGGTGTCGACCTCGCAGCAATGGCTGACCCATCGCGGCACCGTCGGCCGCGCCGTGGTCGGCAAGGTGAAGATTCTGGACGAGAACGACGAGGAAAGGCCGACAGGGGAAATCGGAACGGTCTATTTCGCCGATGCGCCTGTTTTCACCTATCACAATGACCCCGAGAAGACGAAGAAGGCCTACAACGACAAGGGCTGGTCGACGCTCGGCGACGTCGGCTATCTCGACGCGGAAGGCTTTCTCTATCTCACCGACCGCAAGAGCTACATGATCATCTCGGGCGGCGTGAACATCTACCCGCAGGAAACCGAGGACGTCCTGATCACCCATCCCGCCGTCTCCGACGTCGCGGTATTCGGCGTGCCGAACGAGGAGATGGGCGAAGAGGTCAAGGCGGTAGTGCAGCCGCACGACATGGCGAAGGCCGGGAAGGAACTCGAAGCCGAACTGATCGCGTTCTGCCGCAAGCATCTATCGCCGATCAAATGCCCGAAGAGCATCGACTTCGAGGCCGAATTGCCGCGCACCCCGACTGGCAAGCTGGTAAAACGGCATCTGCGGGATCGCTATTGGCCGAAGCCCGCGGCGAAGGCGTAG
- a CDS encoding GNAT family N-acetyltransferase, producing the protein MTTMRFDDFRQYSDVLHSRHGEVVTVRFVEPRDAEALQNYFRSLTTRSRYNRFLGAASELPPSELDRFIHVGEADRFSVVATMLVEGRETIVGEARYAFDSETASIEFGLSIDDRWQGHGIGKALLKNLECRAASFGATRVFGDTLRSNDAMIALARKAGYAFTNTPGDWKLTRFQKQIYVEPQEIPCASWRLAAVSPSAMSSLAV; encoded by the coding sequence ATGACCACGATGCGTTTCGACGATTTCAGGCAATATTCCGACGTGCTGCATTCGCGGCATGGCGAGGTGGTGACCGTGCGCTTCGTCGAGCCGCGCGATGCGGAGGCGCTGCAGAACTATTTCCGCTCGCTGACGACGCGCTCCCGCTATAACCGTTTCCTCGGCGCGGCCAGCGAACTGCCGCCATCCGAGCTCGACCGCTTCATCCATGTCGGCGAGGCCGACAGGTTCAGCGTGGTCGCGACCATGCTGGTCGAGGGCCGCGAGACCATCGTCGGCGAAGCGCGCTATGCCTTTGACAGCGAGACGGCCTCGATCGAGTTCGGCCTGTCGATCGACGACCGCTGGCAGGGCCATGGCATCGGCAAGGCGCTGTTGAAAAATCTGGAATGTCGCGCGGCCTCGTTCGGCGCCACGCGCGTGTTCGGCGACACGCTGCGCTCCAATGACGCGATGATCGCGCTCGCCCGCAAGGCCGGCTACGCATTCACCAATACGCCCGGCGACTGGAAACTGACGCGCTTCCAGAAGCAGATCTATGTCGAACCGCAGGAAATCCCATGCGCCAGTTGGCGGCTCGCCGCCGTCTCCCCCAGCGCAATGTCCTCGCTTGCGGTCTGA
- a CDS encoding amidase — protein sequence MAKSQWSFRTAVELSAALADRKVSAVELAEDAIARIERHDAKINAICVRDFERGLAAARTADAELARGVKKPLLGLPVTVKESYNIAGLPTTWGIPAQKDFTPTEDALSITRVKDAGGVILGKTNVPLGLGDWQSYNEIYGTTNNPFDLGRTPGGSSGGSSAALAAGYGPLSLGSDIGGSLRVPAFHCGVYAHKPTFGLVPGRGHTPPPFQPLPLDRDLAVIGPMARSAADLSLLLDSIAGPDPLEAGKGYKLALLASRHGALKDFRVLVIDTDPVMPTDNVVRGTIGDLASNLEKVGAKVERDSPLLPDFAATSRLYMRMLMAFLAASFPPEAYAGAQAAVATLPASDLSLRAERLRGIAQSHRNWLMDDVARGRLRAQWRELFKSFDAVICPIMPTPAYPHDHSDDQEKRRIRIDGKDYVYPDQLSWPGIATLPGLPSTAIPTGFSPDGLPVGVQIVGPWLEDRTPLKLAELIEREFGGFRPPPMFDD from the coding sequence TTGGCCAAGTCGCAGTGGAGCTTCAGGACCGCCGTTGAATTGTCGGCAGCCCTCGCAGACAGGAAGGTTTCAGCGGTCGAATTGGCAGAGGACGCAATCGCCCGGATCGAGCGGCACGATGCGAAGATCAACGCAATCTGTGTTCGCGACTTCGAGCGCGGCCTCGCGGCGGCCCGCACCGCCGACGCCGAGCTGGCGCGCGGCGTGAAGAAGCCGCTGCTCGGTCTTCCTGTGACGGTAAAGGAATCCTACAATATCGCAGGCCTGCCGACGACCTGGGGCATTCCGGCGCAGAAGGATTTTACGCCGACCGAGGACGCACTCTCGATCACGCGCGTCAAGGATGCCGGCGGCGTGATCCTTGGCAAGACCAACGTGCCGCTCGGGCTCGGCGACTGGCAGAGCTACAACGAGATTTACGGCACCACCAACAACCCGTTCGATCTCGGTCGCACACCGGGCGGCTCTTCCGGCGGATCGTCGGCGGCGCTCGCGGCGGGCTATGGACCGCTGTCGCTCGGCTCAGATATCGGCGGATCGCTGCGCGTGCCCGCATTTCACTGCGGCGTCTATGCGCACAAGCCGACGTTTGGGCTGGTGCCAGGGCGCGGCCATACCCCGCCGCCATTCCAACCGTTGCCGCTTGACCGCGACCTGGCCGTGATCGGTCCGATGGCGCGCAGCGCCGCCGATCTTTCGCTGCTGCTCGACAGCATCGCAGGCCCCGATCCACTGGAGGCCGGCAAGGGCTACAAGCTCGCACTGCTGGCGTCGCGCCACGGCGCGCTGAAGGACTTTCGCGTGCTGGTAATCGATACCGACCCGGTGATGCCGACCGACAACGTGGTGCGCGGCACGATCGGCGACCTCGCCTCCAATCTCGAAAAGGTTGGCGCCAAGGTCGAGCGCGACAGCCCGCTGCTGCCGGACTTTGCCGCAACATCCCGGCTCTACATGCGGATGCTGATGGCGTTCCTCGCCGCCTCCTTCCCGCCGGAAGCTTATGCCGGCGCGCAGGCCGCCGTCGCCACGCTGCCGGCGAGCGACCTGAGCCTCCGCGCCGAACGCCTGCGCGGCATAGCGCAAAGCCACCGCAACTGGCTGATGGACGATGTCGCGCGCGGGCGGCTGCGCGCGCAATGGCGCGAATTGTTCAAGAGCTTTGACGCCGTGATCTGCCCGATCATGCCGACGCCCGCCTATCCGCACGATCATTCCGACGACCAGGAGAAGCGCCGCATCAGGATCGATGGCAAGGACTACGTCTATCCCGACCAGCTCTCCTGGCCTGGCATCGCCACTCTGCCCGGCCTGCCCTCCACCGCGATCCCGACCGGCTTTTCGCCGGATGGACTGCCGGTCGGCGTGCAGATCGTCGGGCCCTGGCTGGAGGATCGCACGCCGCTGAAGCTGGCGGAACTGATCGAGCGCGAGTTCGGCGGCTTCAGGCCGCCGCCGATGTTTGATGATTGA
- the mbfA gene encoding iron exporter MbfA: protein MKNFADLTEREVLAVAISSEEEDSRIYMTFAEDLAGRYPDSAKVFEEMAEEERGHRHRLLELYEKRFGAHLPPIRREDVKGFLRRRPIWLTKNLSLDTIRKEVETMELQAEQFYIKAAEQADDVGVRRLLGDLAEEEKGHEKLAVKLTGEFLNPDVRAEEDKTQRRMFVLQYVQPGLAGLMDGSVSTLAPLFAAAFATHQNWQTFLVGLAASIGAGISMGFAEALSDDGALSGRGSPWLRGITCGLMTTLGGLGHTLPYLVPDSWPNAFWIATAIACVVVFFELWAIAFIRARYMDTPFLQAVFQIVLGGAIVLAVGILIGAA from the coding sequence GTGAAGAATTTCGCCGATCTGACCGAGCGCGAAGTGCTGGCCGTTGCGATCTCTTCCGAGGAGGAGGACAGCCGTATCTACATGACCTTCGCGGAAGACCTCGCCGGACGCTATCCCGACTCAGCCAAGGTGTTCGAGGAGATGGCCGAGGAGGAACGCGGCCACCGCCATCGGCTGCTCGAACTCTATGAGAAGCGCTTCGGGGCGCATCTGCCGCCGATCCGCCGCGAGGACGTCAAGGGATTTTTGCGAAGGCGCCCGATCTGGCTGACCAAGAACCTGTCGCTCGACACCATCCGCAAGGAGGTCGAGACGATGGAACTCCAGGCCGAGCAATTTTACATCAAGGCCGCAGAGCAAGCCGACGATGTCGGCGTGCGTCGCTTGCTCGGCGACCTCGCCGAGGAAGAAAAGGGCCACGAGAAGCTCGCGGTGAAGCTGACTGGCGAGTTTCTCAACCCCGATGTGCGCGCCGAGGAGGACAAGACGCAGCGGCGCATGTTCGTGCTGCAATATGTGCAGCCGGGACTCGCCGGATTGATGGACGGCTCGGTCTCGACGCTGGCGCCATTGTTCGCCGCCGCCTTTGCCACGCATCAGAACTGGCAGACGTTTCTGGTCGGACTAGCCGCTTCGATCGGCGCCGGCATCAGCATGGGCTTTGCCGAAGCGCTGTCCGACGACGGCGCGCTGAGCGGGCGCGGCTCGCCCTGGCTGCGCGGCATCACCTGCGGGTTGATGACCACGCTCGGCGGCCTCGGCCACACCCTTCCCTATCTGGTGCCGGATTCCTGGCCGAACGCGTTCTGGATCGCGACTGCTATCGCCTGTGTCGTGGTGTTCTTCGAACTATGGGCGATCGCCTTCATCCGCGCGCGCTACATGGACACGCCGTTCCTGCAGGCGGTGTTCCAGATCGTGCTCGGCGGAGCCATCGTGCTCGCGGTCGGGATATTGATCGGCGCAGCTTAA
- a CDS encoding SDR family NAD(P)-dependent oxidoreductase yields MEIPNYKIALIVGAGEGLSASLARLFAREGIKVALAARKIEKLGALCAETGARAFACNATEAEEVERLFGMVEREIGTPDIVVYNASGRARGAFTDLVAADVANAIAVSAFGGFLVAQQAAQRMLPNKHGAILFTGASASVKGYPQSAPFAMGKFALRGLAQSMARELSPQGIHVAHFVIDGGIRSAARSEPADKPDSMLDPDAIALSYWNVLQQPRSAWTWEVELRPWVEKF; encoded by the coding sequence ATGGAAATTCCCAACTACAAGATTGCCCTGATCGTCGGCGCCGGTGAGGGGCTGAGCGCATCGCTGGCGCGGCTGTTTGCGCGCGAAGGCATCAAGGTCGCCCTCGCCGCGCGCAAAATCGAAAAACTCGGCGCACTCTGCGCCGAGACCGGCGCCCGCGCCTTTGCCTGCAATGCGACCGAAGCCGAAGAGGTCGAGCGTCTGTTCGGAATGGTCGAGCGCGAGATCGGTACGCCCGATATCGTCGTCTACAACGCCAGCGGACGGGCGCGCGGTGCCTTTACCGATCTGGTGGCTGCGGATGTCGCGAATGCGATCGCAGTCTCGGCGTTCGGCGGCTTTCTGGTGGCACAGCAGGCGGCGCAGCGCATGCTGCCCAACAAACACGGTGCAATCCTGTTCACCGGGGCATCCGCCAGCGTGAAAGGCTATCCGCAATCGGCGCCGTTCGCTATGGGCAAGTTCGCGCTGCGCGGGCTCGCCCAGAGCATGGCGCGCGAATTGTCGCCGCAAGGCATCCATGTCGCGCATTTCGTCATCGACGGCGGGATCCGCAGCGCGGCGCGCAGCGAGCCGGCCGACAAGCCGGACTCGATGCTCGATCCCGACGCGATTGCGTTGAGTTACTGGAACGTCCTGCAACAGCCGCGCAGCGCCTGGACCTGGGAAGTCGAACTGCGCCCATGGGTGGAGAAGTTTTGA
- a CDS encoding enoyl-CoA hydratase, which translates to MTTETKIDTGTDELLCVIRDRVAIITLNRPEARNAMSDNLTPALRNMIKACGENPDVGVLLLTGAGTAFCAGGNVKGMGANRDKTKLAMSHDERVADLQERQRLLTGALVSVRKPTISALPGPAVGAGLALAMACDIRIAAQSAFLSTGYLKVGLSGDYGIAWLLTRLVGTSRARELMFTCDRVDAARCEAIGLVNRVVPDDRLQAEAFALAKSIAEGPTIALRYMKDNLDEALMFDFATARDHEAERMIRAQGTADHKEAVQAFIDKRKPVFRGS; encoded by the coding sequence ATGACCACCGAAACCAAGATCGACACCGGCACCGACGAACTGCTCTGCGTGATCCGTGACCGCGTCGCCATTATCACACTGAACCGCCCAGAGGCCCGCAACGCGATGTCGGATAATCTGACCCCGGCCTTGCGCAACATGATCAAGGCCTGCGGCGAGAATCCCGATGTCGGCGTGCTATTGCTGACCGGCGCCGGCACCGCGTTCTGCGCCGGCGGCAACGTCAAGGGCATGGGCGCGAATCGCGACAAGACGAAGCTCGCAATGTCCCATGACGAGCGCGTCGCCGATCTGCAGGAGCGGCAGCGTCTCCTGACCGGCGCGCTGGTCTCAGTGCGCAAGCCGACCATTTCCGCCCTGCCCGGCCCCGCAGTCGGCGCCGGCCTTGCTCTGGCGATGGCCTGCGACATCCGCATCGCCGCGCAATCGGCATTCCTTTCCACCGGTTACCTCAAGGTGGGCCTGAGCGGCGATTATGGCATCGCCTGGCTCCTGACGCGGTTGGTCGGCACTTCGCGGGCACGGGAATTGATGTTCACCTGCGACAGGGTCGATGCGGCCAGGTGCGAGGCGATCGGCCTGGTGAACCGCGTGGTCCCCGACGACAGGCTGCAGGCGGAGGCCTTCGCGCTCGCTAAATCGATCGCGGAAGGACCGACGATCGCGCTTCGTTACATGAAGGACAATCTGGACGAAGCCTTGATGTTCGATTTCGCCACCGCGCGCGATCATGAGGCCGAGCGCATGATCCGCGCCCAGGGGACAGCCGATCACAAGGAGGCCGTGCAGGCCTTCATCGACAAGCGCAAGCCGGTGTTCAGGGGAAGTTGA
- a CDS encoding nuclear transport factor 2 family protein: protein MSNDIEELTALNRDYVDSVQNSDVKRFDEILAPDFYCSNPDKSLVDRAGFLKQTAIPVTIKNLTAHDVKIRVLGDFAIIHAATSYTTADGQQAHGRYTDCWAKQNGKWLAVSAHVSR, encoded by the coding sequence ATGAGCAACGACATCGAAGAGCTGACCGCGCTCAATCGCGACTACGTCGACTCGGTGCAGAACTCCGACGTCAAGCGTTTCGACGAGATTCTTGCGCCGGATTTCTACTGCTCCAATCCCGACAAGTCGCTGGTCGACCGCGCCGGGTTTCTGAAACAGACGGCAATACCAGTGACGATCAAGAATCTAACGGCCCACGATGTGAAGATTCGCGTGTTGGGCGACTTCGCCATCATCCACGCCGCCACCAGCTACACCACGGCCGATGGCCAGCAGGCGCATGGGCGCTATACCGATTGCTGGGCGAAGCAGAACGGGAAGTGGCTGGCGGTCTCGGCGCATGTGTCGCGGTAG